In Helicobacter mastomyrinus, a single genomic region encodes these proteins:
- a CDS encoding MBOAT family O-acyltransferase: MSFFSIEFSILLLLFFILYWSIPFLSWRNLSLLAFNYLVIYLFSPYFALIVLIYTCLVYSLALFIDSLRTRFALLASMIFVLLFLCFFKYYSYIKDEFDALLALLGLDFLEIDIIFPLGISFYTFASITYLCSVYENSKYLAQDDYYQEENPALESFVGVATYLSFFATFMAGPIMRSESFFSQYHTKREFGSIDMIITLILFGFVKKAIIANYLGIYAMPILNTPFEYHALELLSALFAYSIQLYCDFSGYVNLVCAFGLMLGFTLPLNFNMPYMAKNLKDFWSRWHISLSTFIRDYIYIPLGGNKKGFLNTQLFVLIAFGLSGLWHGNTLTFLIWGLMHGFGIVWLNVLRKLGIDLHNVPFVGAFFTFLFVSFCWIFFYYHSLEEVRGFFLAFYYGFTLPVPFYTWALLGGFLVLFVCYPLMHDSMEICQKALAFIPWIIKPIILSVIFTLCIVIMPSGIPHFIYASF; the protein is encoded by the coding sequence CTCCTATTGCTATTTTTTATTCTATATTGGAGCATTCCATTCTTATCGTGGCGTAACCTCTCTCTCCTTGCTTTTAATTACCTTGTTATTTATCTTTTTAGCCCCTATTTTGCCCTCATTGTGCTTATCTATACCTGCCTTGTGTATTCCCTTGCTCTTTTTATCGATAGCTTGCGAACGCGTTTTGCGCTTCTTGCTTCTATGATATTTGTGTTACTTTTTTTGTGTTTCTTTAAATATTATTCATATATTAAAGATGAGTTTGACGCGCTTCTTGCGCTTTTGGGGCTTGATTTTTTAGAAATAGATATTATCTTTCCCTTAGGCATTAGCTTTTATACCTTTGCTTCTATCACCTATTTGTGCTCTGTGTATGAAAATAGCAAATACCTTGCACAAGATGATTACTATCAAGAAGAGAATCCTGCACTAGAAAGCTTTGTTGGGGTGGCGACTTATCTTTCATTTTTTGCTACTTTTATGGCAGGTCCCATTATGAGAAGTGAATCTTTCTTCTCTCAATATCACACAAAACGTGAGTTTGGCTCGATTGATATGATTATTACCCTTATATTATTTGGATTTGTGAAAAAGGCAATTATTGCAAACTATTTAGGCATTTATGCTATGCCTATCTTAAATACCCCTTTTGAATACCATGCTTTAGAGCTTTTAAGCGCACTTTTTGCATACAGCATTCAGCTTTATTGTGATTTTAGCGGATATGTAAATTTAGTTTGTGCGTTTGGACTTATGCTTGGATTCACCCTGCCGCTTAACTTTAATATGCCCTATATGGCAAAAAATTTGAAAGATTTTTGGAGTAGATGGCATATTAGCCTCTCAACCTTCATACGTGATTATATCTATATCCCACTTGGTGGAAATAAAAAGGGTTTTTTGAACACACAACTTTTTGTGCTTATCGCTTTTGGGCTTTCTGGCTTATGGCATGGCAATACTCTAACTTTTCTTATTTGGGGGCTAATGCACGGCTTCGGTATTGTTTGGCTCAATGTGTTACGAAAACTTGGAATTGATTTACATAATGTGCCTTTTGTAGGAGCATTTTTTACATTCCTTTTTGTAAGTTTTTGCTGGATTTTCTTTTACTATCATTCGCTTGAAGAGGTGAGAGGATTTTTTCTTGCATTTTATTATGGCTTTACTCTACCTGTGCCATTTTATACGTGGGCGTTACTTGGTGGATTTCTTGTGCTTTTTGTATGTTATCCTCTTATGCACGATTCTATGGAAATATGCCAAAAAGCCTTAGCTTTTATTCCGTGGATTATTAAACCCATCATTTTAAGTGTCATTTTTACGTTATGTATTGTCATTATGCCCTCTGGCATACCTCATTTTATTTATGCGAGTTTCTAA